One Astyanax mexicanus isolate ESR-SI-001 chromosome 3, AstMex3_surface, whole genome shotgun sequence genomic region harbors:
- the LOC125799426 gene encoding pancreatic secretory granule membrane major glycoprotein GP2-like, whose protein sequence is MTEAPTTAMVDPCKELNCTADEWCGESNGVYGCFCNENHPRPGNDSYDSKEECESSSGTMSLSRCQLFEAGFSADLLHLSDPNCTGTIQNGRLVFHFNNDDHICGTSLMANGTHFIYENTIQGGAESGGGPIHRKKYLELQFSCIYQISQTLSMDTELTPLQSVVHKNLPDGQGMYQVRIVPYQDAALSQPYNGSVKIVVDERIYVGVFVQGVDSRQIATVIDSCWATPERDQHHAVRWHLITNRCPNSADKTVEVLQNGVSTTGLFSFKMFAFNGNYQKVFLHCSIYLCLLQNNNCAEDCVPGFHPRVGRSVNNHDLASISVGPFIWTT, encoded by the exons ATGACTGAGGCCCCCACTACAg CAATGGTGGACCCCTGTAAGGAGCTGAACTGCACTGCAGACGAGTGGTGTGGGGAGAGCAATGGGGTCTATGGCTGCTTCTGTAATGAGAACCATCCTAGACCAGGCAACGACTCTTATG aCTCCAAAGaagagtgtgagagcagctctggCACCATGTCTCTGTCCCGCTGTCAGCTCTTTGAAGCTGGTTTCTCTGCTGACCTCCTGCACCTGAGCGACCCCAACTGCACAGGGACAATCCAGAACGGCAGACTGGTCTTCCATTTTAATAACGATGACCATATCTGTGGCACCAGTCTCATG GCCAACGGAACCCACTTCATCTATGAGAACACTATCCAGGGGGGAGCAGAATCAGGAGGAGGGCCCATTCACAGAAAGAAATATCTGGAACTGCAGTTCTCCTGCATTTATCAGATCAGCCAGACCCTCTCCATGGACACCGAATTAACCCCTCTGCAGAG CGTAGTGCACAAGAACCTTCCAGATGGTCAGGGGATGTACCAGGTCAGAATCGTTCCCTATCAGGATGCTGCCCTCTCCCAACCTTACAACGGCAGTGTGAAGATAGTGGTGGACGAGAGGATCTACGTGGGAGTGTTTGTTCAGGGGGTGGACAGTCGTCAGATTGCCACAGTGATAGACTCATGTTGGGCCACTCCTGAGAGGGACCAGCACCATGCTGTCCGCTGGCATCTCATCACTAACAG ATGTCCTAATTCAGCAGATAAGACAGTGGAAGTTCTTCAGAATGGTGTCTCCACTACTGGCCTTTTCTCCTTCAAGATGTTTGCCTTTAACGGGAACTACCAGAAGGTTTTCCTTCATTGCTCCATTTACCTTTGCCTTCTGCAAAACAACAACTGTGCAGAG GACTGTGTCCCTGGATTTCACCCAAGGGTTGGCCGGTCTGTGAACAACCATGACCTGGCCTCCATATCTGTGGGACCATTCATTTGGACAACTTAA